The Nicotiana tabacum cultivar K326 chromosome 5, ASM71507v2, whole genome shotgun sequence sequence TTTGAAATACTAATATTAGCAATATGACAAAGACATATTAATACTTAGGTGCACCCAACTTAGCCAACTGTCTACCAATGACCTCTAAAGCCAACCCCTTAAGTCAGAAACAAACTCTCTCTCTCACTGACTTCTGTTTGAAACCCTCTCTAAAACCccattaaaataatattatttctAAGTCTAAAAAAGAAAGGTGTCTGTATCTATACTGACTCTACTCCTTTACTTTAATTCAAAATCAAGAAAAGCTCAAAATTTTCTATTTCATTGCACTTTTGTCTTTACCCTCCCTCTTCTCTTTCCTCTCTCTCACTTCAAATCTAgggtttcatttttctttttctttttcatctttgTTTTTGCTAAAGAGCTGTTTGTCAACTTTTTTCACTCAAAATTACAACTTGGGGTTGTCTTATAGAGTTTTAGATTTTAGCCATTTTTCAGTCTTGAGCTTTAATGTGTGATTTTTTTGTAGTTGTTTTAGTTCAAGTTCAGTGTTTAGCTTTTTTTCACTATAAACTACAACTTGGGTTGTGTTATATAGTTTTAGATTTTAGCCATTTTTCAGTTTTGAGCTTTAATATGTGATCTTTTTTTAGTTCTTTTAGTTCAAGATTCAACCTTTAGCATTTTTAACTGACTTTTTTCCCCTTGTTTGTGGTACTTTCTTAACTGGAAAGTCCAACATTTccctttatttttcttgtttttagcTTTATAGTCCATTTCTGAAATACCCCACTTAAGCCCTTGTCAAGTTCTTGCTAAGTTATGTTAAAAGTttcaatatttttgtatatagaAGCTAAAAGAATCAGTTTTTAGTTGAGAAAATTTTAGTGAGTAGAGTTATGTTGTTTTTAAGATCTTTATTTTGGTTGAATTTTGAGTTGTAGtgttagtatttttgataaatttatgTTAAAGTTTCAATTTTTTTGAATATAGAAGCATAAGagaattagttttttttttaagttgTGGAAATTTTGGTGAGTAAATGCATGGATGGAAGGGAAGGGATGGTGTTATCTGGGGGTGGTGGTTATTATCTCAATAGAGGGATTAGTGGGTCTAATTCAGGGTCTGTGGGACCCACAGGGGTAGTACCTGTACCACCTGGTTACAATGTAGTTCAGTCCAATGTAGGAGGAGGAGGTGGTAGTTTGAATAGTTCTAGTACATACCAAGTTGTTGGGAATTCATCACCTAATAATTTTGGCCATGGTATTAATATGAGTGTTGTAGCGTCTAGTGTTTCACCTGGTGGTGATCCAGTGAAAAAGAAGAGAGGTCGGCCGAGGAAATATGGTCCTGACGGAGGGGCAAAAATGTCATTAGGACTATCACCCTTGTCATCTAGTCCTTCAACTGGCTCTATTACTCCGGGGCCAAAGCGCGCTAAGGGTCGACCTCCTGGAAGTGGATGGAAGCAACAATTAGCTCCACTTGGTAAGTTCTAAGTTGGTTGAACTTAATGGATTATGACATTCTATTAATGTTGTGTAAATTGATGAGTTAGGAGTTTGTTTGAACTctattttgtatttatttgtCTAAAGTGTGTTGTAAAGATGATTTATAACTTTTGCATTACATTGGGAATGAGATGATATAATTTCATATTGTGTATTTATGAGCTTAGTTATCACCTACCAACATGTGATGTGACTAAGCTTCCCCTGAGCCGAGAGTCcatcggaaacaatctctctaccttCATAGGCTGCGTACACACTACACTACTCTCCCCGGATCTCACTGTCGGATTATACTGAGtttgtgtttgttgttgttgttgctgtgcttcATTATCACCTAATTGTtactccctccgtcccaatttatgtgatgatGTTTGATTGCATAGAGTTtaagaatgaaagaaaaaccTTTGAAACTTGCAGTTTAAACTTGAGTCATGGATTTTTGTATGGCTATAAATCATCTTACTAAGGGTAAAATGGATCTTTTAAAGTGAAATTGTTACTAAATACAAAAaaggtgtcattctttttgggGCTGACTACGATGAAAAGAGTGTCccataaattgggacggagggagtatGAGTTTTGGGGTTTGAGTTATTGTGTCTAATCTGTACTATATGGTGATTTTGCCACTGAGAACTAGGGCTTACGGCCTGAAACTTGTTTACATTTAAAAAGGAGAACATAATCTTATGAGGAATCCAAACTCAGTTTGATGCCCCTATTATTATTATGTGTCCTGGAGAAGCAAATTGCTTTGCTTTTATTTCTTGGTATGGAGATACCTTAAATGATGTTTTCCGCAACTTATAAGGTCTTAATGCTATTTGAACAAACCAACTTCATTCGTATATcttatgtttttcttttattgtgaTTATCTTTTCTGTTAGTACTGGTGGGCGGCAACGCTTCTCACTTAGTATTGCTAATTCTTGAACTTGGCCGATTAATTTTTCCAATTGCAGTACTAGTAATTCGGAAAATGTCCCATTTATTAAGGTGTAGTTCTGAAGACAAATTGCTTGCTGCAGGTGAATGGATGAATAATTCAGCTGGATTGGCTTTCACTCCTCATGTTTTACACATCAATGTAGGAGAGGTAATGTCATCCCTCATTTCTTAAAATAGTTTTACCTATTTTACAATGTTTTTTATACATTTGAAATCATACTAGCTTAAATAAGGCGCATAAATGGCACCGAAGGGTGTAGTCTAGCGGTACATCGCTTCATCCGAAGGCGTACACGCAGAACTTAGTACACCGACAGGGAGGTCCAATGATCCTCTTTTCAATTTCTTACTCTCTCGTGCGATTAACTCTCAAGCCATAGCAAACAAGTAAAAAATAGACCTCGGTGAAAGCCTCTTAGTCAGTCGAACTCTCGGGAGTTTCCTAAAAACTTAGTGAGAATGTCAATTGCGAGCTCAAGTGGGAGGTCTCAGTTCAAATCCCATCGGAGgcaaaaaacactaggtgatttcttcccatctatcTTGATGGATAGAGTTACACCTGGTTCCTGTTGCTAGTGGGAGGTGGCAGGTATCTATGGAATCAGTCGAGGTGCGTGCAGGCTGGCTCAGACACCACGgttattaaaaaagaaattagGCGCATAAATGATTGAGAATTCATGTGGTATGTTACCATATGATCAGCACTGCATTGAAAAGTTGAAGTGCTCTGTATAATTTCACATAAGCTCATGGCTCCTTGTTTACACTTGATGTTGTTGGGAAGACATCCACAAAGTTTCTAAAAGGAAGAGTTCTTACGCAGAATTATGAAAATATGATAGCAGCATATGTCTTTGTATGCTAAAAACATATGTGTGCCCTTAACATTATAATCAGCCAAAATTTTTGCAgcctattttatttttgtatgatGCAAAATATTCTTGCTTGTTTTGCCTGTTCCGTATATGCAATGGGATAAGATAGTACCTTAATGTCTGCAGGATGTTGCGGCAAAATTACTGGCGTTTGCGGAACAGAGGCCAAGGGCTTTATGTGTCTTAACAGCTAATGGTGCAGTTTCTGCTGTAACGTTACGGCCTCCTGCAAGTTCTGGTTCCACTGTCACTTATGAGGTTAGAGtgctttttattaatttataatttacTTGGTATTGGGACTTTCTAAACTTCCTTTCAGCCAAATTGTTGATCTTCATCCCTTCGATTGTAGAAACAGAATATATCCTAGATTACTTATTGGTGTTTGTGTAGTGCTGCAGTTAGCTTACAGATCTTTATTAGAAGTGTTGTTTATGTAATGGGGTTAATTAAGAAAATCCATTAAGGCGATCATGAATACAGTCATTGATGATGAAAAGGctagtgttgattttgtattatTTGTTGTGCAACTGCTTAATTGTAACATCTTAATAACATGTACACCATGTCAAGTGAAGAACTTTTACGTATTTTTGTAAATCGTGGAGTTCTTaccttagaattttatccttgttagtaattgtTAATCCTAAATAGCATATGGTAAACTTTGACGCTAAATCAGAGTTTCTTGAACTCTCACCTTTTCTGAGCACTGTTGGTGGAGGAATAGTGTTCAGAATGGAGGCAAGGCTGAATGCTGCTCTGCACCGGTGAGGAGCCTTGGCTGATATCATTCCGTTTTTCTAAGGCAGAACCTTTTGGTGAACTCAAATGCTCTAGGGTTAGAGGTCAATGATTTTGATGTTGAGATCTTGACATCATACTTAGAGAGTATCCCTTCCCAATACTCCTTCACGACCCTACTATATGCAATGACATCATCGTCACCAAGGTAGCATAGGCCTTATCCCGCTTCCGGGATAAACACGTGCTGCCAGCCACACCACCCTGCGATGAGAGACAAACAAGAGGGGCCGAGAAGATTAGAACAATCTTATTTATCCCTCTATATTGCTTTATACATACTGAAATTGTCGTATTAATGCCGGATAAGTAAGTTTTGTGCCAATAGAAATACATGTCAGTAACAGTTCAGGCAAAGCTTATATAAGAAAACAAGCATTTCATATGGTCAAGTGTTGATTAAACCCTCTAGGACATGATCTGGACAAACATAAGACTTCTTTAACAAGATAGTAAGAATTTTTCTAACATGGCAATGTCATTTCCGATATTCATAATTTCTTCGATCTCAGACATATATTTCTAACCACAATTAGATAGTGGTGTTTAATAACATGAAAACCTAGGCCAACATTTAGTCATggataataaaaagaaaataaagtgacACCTAGGTCATGATATCTAGAATAATTACATAAAGATCTAAAGCAGGATGCTTTCACACACAAATATATTTCAGACCTTTAATATTTGACGTAGCAGTGTATGTTCTCTGTTAATACTGTAATCAGGTTTCAGGTTCTCTTGATCTACATTTAAaatgtattttgtattttcaattagTTGAAAAAAGTAAATTAACAATTAACCTTACAAACATATTTTCTAAGATGTTAAAAAAACACGTTTGATCATATGCTGAAGCATATTCACAACACGTTTGACATTATCCATAGAGCATACTTAGGTTGAGACACTTAACAAGAGAGTGCCGTTTGCTTAAATGTAACA is a genomic window containing:
- the LOC107828411 gene encoding AT-hook motif nuclear-localized protein 5-like; protein product: MDGREGMVLSGGGGYYLNRGISGSNSGSVGPTGVVPVPPGYNVVQSNVGGGGGSLNSSSTYQVVGNSSPNNFGHGINMSVVASSVSPGGDPVKKKRGRPRKYGPDGGAKMSLGLSPLSSSPSTGSITPGPKRAKGRPPGSGWKQQLAPLGEWMNNSAGLAFTPHVLHINVGEDVAAKLLAFAEQRPRALCVLTANGAVSAVTLRPPASSGSTVTYEGRFEILCLSGSYLVSESGGPRDRTGGISISVSSPDGHVLGGAIGGRLIAASPVQVVVCSFVYGPKMKSKQETSTKGESESAEKPSTTINTTVNQDPTSNSATGVWPPSSRPELRNSQPEIDLTRG